One Takifugu rubripes chromosome 2, fTakRub1.2, whole genome shotgun sequence genomic region harbors:
- the LOC115247913 gene encoding alcohol dehydrogenase class-3 chain L isoform X1, with amino-acid sequence MATTGKVILCRAAVAWEAGKPLAMEKVEVAPPRRGEVRIKIVATGICHTDAYTLGGADPEGVFPVVLGHEGAGVVESVGEGVTKFEAGDAVIPLYIPQCGECKFCKHPKTNLCQKIRLTQGKGLMPDGTTRFSCKGKSLFHFMGCSTFSEYTVVAEISLAKVDHRAPLDKVCLLGCGITTGYGAALNTAKVEAGSTCAVFGLGALGLAAIMGCQAAGAARIIGIDLNPNKFKIAREFGATDVVNPQDHSKPIQEVLIEMTDGGVDYSFECVGNVTIMRAALEACHKGWGTSVIIGVAAAGQEISTKPFQLVTGRTWKGTAFGGYRGVEGVPKLVEDYMNKKLKVDEFVTHTLPFEKMAEGFDLMHAGKCIRVVLQF; translated from the exons ATGGCAACCACGGGCAAG GTGATTCTTTGCAGAGCTGCAGTGGCGTGGGAGGCTGGAAAACCCCTCGcaatggagaaggtggaggtggcACCTCCTCGACGTGGGGAAGTCCGCATCAAG ATTGTGGCTACAGGGATCTGTCACACCGACGCCTACACGCTGGGTGGCGCTGATCCAGAGGGGGTGTTTCCTGTGGTGCTCGGCCATGAGGGTGCCGGCGTGGTGGAGAGTGTTGGGGAGGGAGTTACCAAGTTTGAAGCAG GGGATGCTGTCATACCTCTGTACATTCCACAGTGTGGAGAATGCAAGTTCTGCAAACACCCCAAGACTAACTTGTGCCAAAAGATCAG GCTCACGCAGGGTAAAGGCTTGATGCCAGATGGGACCACCCGCTTTTCCTGCAAAGGCAAGAGCCTGTTCCACTTCATGGGCTGCAGCACGTTCTCCGAGTACACTGTGGTGGCGGAGATCTCCCTGGCAAAGGTGGACCACCGGGCCCCTCTGGACAAAGTATGTCTACTGGGCTGTGGCATCACCACTGGTTATGGAGCTGCTCTGAACACCGCCAAG GTGGAGGCTGGCTCAACGTGCGCTGTGTTCGGCCTGGGAGCACTGGGCCTTGCAGCAATTATGGGCTGTCAGGCAGCGGGAGCAGCCAGGATTATTGGAATTGACCTCAACCCTAATAAGTTTAAGATCGCTCGAGAGTTTGGAGCCACAGATGTGGTCAACCCACAGGATCACAGCAAGCCCATCCAGGAGGTTCTGATAGAAATgacagatggaggcgtggactACTCCTTTGAGTGTGTGGGCAACGTGACCATCATG AGGGCAGCTTTGGAGGCCTGTCATAAAGGATGGGGCACTAGCGTCATCATCGGTGTAGCAGCAGCGGGTCAGGAGATCTCGACCAAGCCCTTCCAGCTGGTGACTGGACGCACCTGGAAAGGCACTGCTTTTGGAG gaTACAGGGGTGTTGAAGGTGTGCCCAAACTCGTGGAGGACTACATGAATAAGAAGCTCAAAGTGGATGAATTTGTGACGCACACTCTGCCTTTTGAGAAGATGGCAGAAGGATTTGATctaatgcatgctgggaaatg CATTCGTGTTGTCCTGCAGTTCTAG
- the LOC115247909 gene encoding methionine aminopeptidase 1 — protein MASTEARRECETEGCSRDAKLQCPTCIKLGIQGSYFCSQECFKGSWASHKLLHKKAKEEKNQNESKNCLERDMTTDPWPGYRYTGRLRPHYPLTPMRPVPSDIQRPDYADHPRGISESEQFLKGTSQIKTLSADDIEGMRVVCKLAREVLDIAAMMVKPGTTTEEIDHAVHLACTARNCYPSPLNYYNFPKSCCTSVNEVICHGIPDRRLLQEGDILNVDITVYHNGFHGDLNETFFVGDVDEEAKKLVQTTYECLMQAIDSVKPGVRYRELGNIIQKHAQASSFSVVRSYCGHGIHRLFHTAPNVPHYAKNKAVGVMKPGHVFTIEPMICEGGWQDETWPDGWTAVTRDGKRSAQFEHTLLVTETGCEILTRRLEDNGRAHFLSQM, from the exons ATGGCGAGCACCGAAGCTCGACGGGAGTGTGAGACAGAAGGCTGCAGCAGGGACGCCAAACTGCAGTGTCCCACGTGTATCAAGCTGGGCATCCAAGGCTCCTACTTCTGTTCTCAG GAATGTTTCAAAGGAAGCTGGGCATCTCACAAGTTGCTACACAAAAAAGCAA aggaagaaaagaaccaGAATGAGTCTAAGAACTGTCTGGAGCGGGACATGACCACCGATCCGTGGCCAGGCTACCGCTACACGGGAAGATTACGTCCTCACTACCCGTTG ACTCCAATGAGGCCTGTGCCCAGCGACATCCAGAGACCCGACTATGCTGATCATCCCAGAG GGATATCCGAGTCCGAGCAGTTCCTAAAGGGGACGTCACAGATCAAGACCCTGTCTGCCGACGACATCGAAGGAATGAGGGTCGTTTGCAAG TTGGCTCGAGAGGTTCTGGATATCGCAGCCATGATGGTGAAGCCGGGTACCACGACAGAGGAGATTGACCACGCTGTTCATCTG GCCTGTACAGCGAGGAACTGTTACCCCTCCCCCCTCAACTATTATAACTTTCCCAAATCGTGCTGTACATCGGTCAATGAGGTCATCTGCCACGGAATCCCAGACAGAAGACTCCTGCAGGAGGGAGACATCCTCAATG TTGACATCACGGTCTACCACAATGGCTTCCATGGAGACCTCAATGAAACGTTCTTTGTTGGAGATGTGGATGAAGAAGCAAAGAAGCTGGTTCAGACAACATACGAATGCCTCATGCAAGCCATCGACTCTG TCAAGCCCGGTGTTCGTTACAGAGAATTAGGAAACATCATCCAGAAGCATGCCCAGGCCAGCAGCTTCTCTGTTGTGCGGAGCTACTGCGGCCACGGCATCCACCGGCTCTTCCACACAGCTCCGAATGTCCCCCATTATGCCA AAAACAAAGCCGTTGGAGTCATGAAGCCCGGTCACGTGTTCACCATCGAGCCAATGATATGTGAAG GCGGCTGGCAGGATGAGACGTGGCCCGACGGCTGGACGGCGGTGACCAGGGACGGGAAGCGCTCGGCCCAGTTCGAACACACTCTACTGGTCACGGAGACTGGCTGCGAAATCCTGACCCGCCGCCTGGAGGACAACGGCCGTGCTCATTTCCTGAGCCAAATGTAG
- the LOC115247913 gene encoding alcohol dehydrogenase class-3 chain L isoform X2 has protein sequence MATTGKVILCRAAVAWEAGKPLAMEKVEVAPPRRGEVRIKIVATGICHTDAYTLGGADPEGVFPVVLGHEGAGVVESVGEGVTKFEAGDAVIPLYIPQCGECKFCKHPKTNLCQKIRLTQGKGLMPDGTTRFSCKGKSLFHFMGCSTFSEYTVVAEISLAKVDHRAPLDKVEAGSTCAVFGLGALGLAAIMGCQAAGAARIIGIDLNPNKFKIAREFGATDVVNPQDHSKPIQEVLIEMTDGGVDYSFECVGNVTIMRAALEACHKGWGTSVIIGVAAAGQEISTKPFQLVTGRTWKGTAFGGYRGVEGVPKLVEDYMNKKLKVDEFVTHTLPFEKMAEGFDLMHAGKCIRVVLQF, from the exons ATGGCAACCACGGGCAAG GTGATTCTTTGCAGAGCTGCAGTGGCGTGGGAGGCTGGAAAACCCCTCGcaatggagaaggtggaggtggcACCTCCTCGACGTGGGGAAGTCCGCATCAAG ATTGTGGCTACAGGGATCTGTCACACCGACGCCTACACGCTGGGTGGCGCTGATCCAGAGGGGGTGTTTCCTGTGGTGCTCGGCCATGAGGGTGCCGGCGTGGTGGAGAGTGTTGGGGAGGGAGTTACCAAGTTTGAAGCAG GGGATGCTGTCATACCTCTGTACATTCCACAGTGTGGAGAATGCAAGTTCTGCAAACACCCCAAGACTAACTTGTGCCAAAAGATCAG GCTCACGCAGGGTAAAGGCTTGATGCCAGATGGGACCACCCGCTTTTCCTGCAAAGGCAAGAGCCTGTTCCACTTCATGGGCTGCAGCACGTTCTCCGAGTACACTGTGGTGGCGGAGATCTCCCTGGCAAAGGTGGACCACCGGGCCCCTCTGGACAAA GTGGAGGCTGGCTCAACGTGCGCTGTGTTCGGCCTGGGAGCACTGGGCCTTGCAGCAATTATGGGCTGTCAGGCAGCGGGAGCAGCCAGGATTATTGGAATTGACCTCAACCCTAATAAGTTTAAGATCGCTCGAGAGTTTGGAGCCACAGATGTGGTCAACCCACAGGATCACAGCAAGCCCATCCAGGAGGTTCTGATAGAAATgacagatggaggcgtggactACTCCTTTGAGTGTGTGGGCAACGTGACCATCATG AGGGCAGCTTTGGAGGCCTGTCATAAAGGATGGGGCACTAGCGTCATCATCGGTGTAGCAGCAGCGGGTCAGGAGATCTCGACCAAGCCCTTCCAGCTGGTGACTGGACGCACCTGGAAAGGCACTGCTTTTGGAG gaTACAGGGGTGTTGAAGGTGTGCCCAAACTCGTGGAGGACTACATGAATAAGAAGCTCAAAGTGGATGAATTTGTGACGCACACTCTGCCTTTTGAGAAGATGGCAGAAGGATTTGATctaatgcatgctgggaaatg CATTCGTGTTGTCCTGCAGTTCTAG
- the LOC115247916 gene encoding eukaryotic translation initiation factor 4E-like isoform X2 has translation MCTAGPSHCAVRSNEQKLFLLPQICKMATAEPEPSPNLSQPEEEETGETGQELVRPDPYIKHPLQNRWSLWFFKNDKSKTWQANLRLISKFDTVEDFWALYNHIQLSSNLMSGCDYSLFKDEIEPMWEDERNKRGGRWLITLNKQQRRFDLDRFWLETLLCLVGEAFDDYSDDVCGAVVNVRAKGDKIAIWTANYENRDAVTHIGRVYKERLGLPMKMTIGYQCHADTATKSGSTTKNKYVV, from the exons ATGTGCACCGCGGGCCCGTCACATTGCGCAGTTCGGTCCAATGAACAGAAACTTTTCTTGCTTCCACAGATTTGTAAGATGGCGACCGCCGAACCG GAACCCAGCCCAAATCTCTCCCAacctgaggaagaagaaacTGGAGAGACTGGCCAAGAGTTGGTGAGACCAGATCCCTACATCAAACACCCTCTCCAAAACAG ATGGTCTCTGTGGTTCTTCAAGAATGACAAGAGCAAAACATGGCAGGCAAACCTGCGGCTCATCTCTAAATTTGACACCGTTGAAGATTTTTGGGC CCTCTACAACCACATTCAGTTGTCGAGCAACCTCATGTCGGGCTGCGATTACTCTCTCTTTAAG GATGAAATTGAGCCGATGTGGGAGGACGAGAGGAACAAGCGCGGCGGACGCTGGCTGATCACACTCaacaagcagcagaggagatTCGACCTGGACCGCTTTTGGTTGGAGACT CTCCTGTGTTTGGTCGGTGAGGCCTTTGATGACTACAGCGACGATGTGTGTGGAGCCGTGGTCAATGTCCGTGCGAAAGGAGATAAAATAGCCATCTGGACAGCAAACTACGAGAACCGGGACGCTGTGACGCACATCGG GAGAGTTTACAAGGAACGCCTGGGCCTTCCCATGAAGATGACAATTGGCTACCAGTGTCACGCCGACACGGCCACAAAGAGCGG
- the LOC115248527 gene encoding alcohol dehydrogenase 1 → MTTAGKIIKCRAAVAWEPNKPVVIEEIEVAPPQSNEIRIKIVATGVCHTDLYHLFEGMHKDGFPAVLGHEGAGIVESIGPGVTEFQPGDKVIPLFISQCRQCRFCKSPKTNQCEKGWAADKYDVMAPEESRFTCRGKKVLQFMGTSTFSEYTVMNQVAVAKIDPAAPLDKVCLLGCGICTGYGAAVNTAKVEPGSTCAVFGLGAVGLAAVMGCNAAGAKRIIAVDINPEKFEKAKVFGATDFVNPKDHDKPISQVLSEMTNGGVDFSLECVGNVAVMRDALESCVKGWGMSVVVGWTDKDNFSARPIQLIAGRTWKGSLFGGFKSKDGVPQMVKAYLDKKVKLDEFITHKMALNQVNDAIELMKHGKCIRTVLSVSSE, encoded by the exons ATGACCACAGCTGGAAAG ATCATAAAGTGCAGGGCAGCAGTTGCCTGGGAGCCAAACAAGCCTGTGGTGATTGAGGAGATTGAAGTTGCTCCCCCTCAATCGAATGAGATCCGCATCAAG ATTGTGGCCACTGGGGTGTGCCACACGGACCTGTATCACCTGTTTGAAGGCATGCACAAAGATGGTTTCCCAGCTGTCCTTGGGCACGAAGGAGCCGGAATCGTAGAGAGCATCGGGCCAGGGGTCACTGAATTTCAGCCAG GAGACAAAGTGATCCCTCTGTTTATCTCCCAGTGTCGACAGTGTCGGTTTTGCAAAAGTCCCAAAACCAACCAGTGTGAGAAAGGATG GGCTGCTGATAAATATGATGTGATGGCTCCAGAAGAATCCAGGTTCACCTGTAGAGGAAAGAAGGTGTTACAGTTCATGGGAACCAGTACATTCTCTGAGTACACTGTGATGAACCAGGTAGCTGTGGCAAAGATTGACCCTGCGGCTCCACTGGATAAAGTCTGTCTTCTGGGGTGTGGGATCTGCACGGGTTATGGAGCTGCGGTCAATACTGCCAAG GTTGAACCAGGCTCCACCTGTGCTGTGTTTGGGCTGGGGGCCGTGGGCCTGGCAGCAGTGATGGGCTGCAACGCTGCAGGAGCCAAGAGGATTATTGCTGTGGACATCAATCCTGAGAAGTTTGAGAAGGCCAAAGTGTTTGGCGCTACAGATTTTGTCAATCCCAAAGATCATGATAAACCCATCAGCCAGGTGCTGAGTGAGATGACTAATGGAGGAGTGGACTTCTCCCTGGAATGtgttggaaatgtggctgttatg CGGGATGCTTTGGAATCTTGTGTGAAAGGTTGGGGCATGAGCGTTGTTGTTGGCTGGACAGACAAGGACAACTTCTCTGCTCGACCCATTCAGCTGATTGCTGGACGCACATGGAAGGGCTCTCTGTTTGGAG GGTTTAAAAGTAAGGATGGCGTGCCTCAGATGGTTAAAGCATACCTGGATAAGAAAGTGAAGCTGGATGAGTTCATTACTCATAAAATGGCCTTGAATCAGGTCAATGATGCCATTGAGCTGATGAAACATGGCAAATG CATCCGGACAGTTCTGAGCGTTTCTTCAGAATAA
- the LOC115247916 gene encoding eukaryotic translation initiation factor 4E-like isoform X1: MVQMFCRITREPSPNLSQPEEEETGETGQELVRPDPYIKHPLQNRWSLWFFKNDKSKTWQANLRLISKFDTVEDFWALYNHIQLSSNLMSGCDYSLFKDEIEPMWEDERNKRGGRWLITLNKQQRRFDLDRFWLETLLCLVGEAFDDYSDDVCGAVVNVRAKGDKIAIWTANYENRDAVTHIGRVYKERLGLPMKMTIGYQCHADTATKSGSTTKNKYVV; this comes from the exons ATGGTCCAGATGTTCTGTCGTATAACACGG GAACCCAGCCCAAATCTCTCCCAacctgaggaagaagaaacTGGAGAGACTGGCCAAGAGTTGGTGAGACCAGATCCCTACATCAAACACCCTCTCCAAAACAG ATGGTCTCTGTGGTTCTTCAAGAATGACAAGAGCAAAACATGGCAGGCAAACCTGCGGCTCATCTCTAAATTTGACACCGTTGAAGATTTTTGGGC CCTCTACAACCACATTCAGTTGTCGAGCAACCTCATGTCGGGCTGCGATTACTCTCTCTTTAAG GATGAAATTGAGCCGATGTGGGAGGACGAGAGGAACAAGCGCGGCGGACGCTGGCTGATCACACTCaacaagcagcagaggagatTCGACCTGGACCGCTTTTGGTTGGAGACT CTCCTGTGTTTGGTCGGTGAGGCCTTTGATGACTACAGCGACGATGTGTGTGGAGCCGTGGTCAATGTCCGTGCGAAAGGAGATAAAATAGCCATCTGGACAGCAAACTACGAGAACCGGGACGCTGTGACGCACATCGG GAGAGTTTACAAGGAACGCCTGGGCCTTCCCATGAAGATGACAATTGGCTACCAGTGTCACGCCGACACGGCCACAAAGAGCGG
- the LOC115248537 gene encoding alcohol dehydrogenase 1-like encodes MATAGTIIKCKAAVAWEPNKPLVIEEIEVAPPETNEIRIKIVATAVCHTDLYHLLENMHEEGFPTVLGHEAAGIVESVGPGVTEYQPGDKVIPLFIRQCRECRFCKSPKTNQCEKAWTGFTNNNMMAPEESRFTCKGKRLLQFTGTSTFAEYTVVNKLAVAKINSAAPLDKVCLLGCGVCTGYGAAINTAKVEPGSTCAVFGLGAVGLAAVMGCNAAGAKRIIAVDINPEKFEKAKVFGATDFVNPKDHDKPISQVLSEMTNGGVDFSLECTGNVEVMRSAFESCVQGWGISVIVGWTDLADVATRPVQLIGGRTWKGSAFGGFKGRDGVPLMVERYLEKKLMLDEFITHETTLDQINDAIELMKHGKCIRTVLKVASE; translated from the exons ATGGCGACAGCTGGGACG ATCATTAAATGTAAGGCTGCTGTGGCTTGGGAGCCCAACAAGCCTTTGGTGATTGAAGAGATTGAGGTTGCTCCACCAGAGACCAATGAGATCCGCATCAAG ATTGTGGCAACTGCCGTGTGTCATACAGACCTGTATCACCTTCTGGAGAACATGCATGAAGAAGGTTTCCCAACGGTCCTTGGCCATGAGGCAGCTGGAATCGTAGAGAGTGTTGGGCCTGGGGTCACTGAATATCAGCCAG GAGACAAAGTTATTCCTCTGTTCATCAGACAGTGCAGAGAGTGTCGCTTCTGCAAGAGCCCAAAGACCAACCAGTGTGAGAAAGCTTG GACTGGCTTTACTAACAACAATATGATGGCCCCAGAAGAATCCAGGTTTACCTGCAAGGGCAAGAGACTGCTGCAGTTTACAGGAACCAGCACCTTTGCAGAGTACACGGTGGTCAATAAATTAGCTGTGGCAAAGATCAATTCTGCAGCCCCTTTGGACAAAGTCTGCCTCCTGGGCTGTGGGGTCTGCACTGGGTATGGCGCGGCCATAAATACTGCCAAG gTTGAACCAGGCTCCACCTGTGCTGTGTTTGGGCTGGGGGCCGTGGGCCTGGCAGCAGTGATGGGCTGCAACGCTGCAGGAGCCAAGAGGATTATTGCTGTGGACATCAATCCTGAGAAGTTTGAGAAGGCCAAAGTGTTTGGCGCTACAGATTTTGTCAATCCCAAAGATCATGATAAACCCATCAGCCAGGTGCTGAGTGAGATGACTAATGGAGGAGTGGACTTCTCCCTGGAATGTACCGGGAATGTAGAAGTCATG CGTAGTGCATTCGAGTCTTGCGTTCAGGGTTGGGGCATCAGTGTCATCGTTGGTTGGACAGATTTGGCTGATGTTGCCACACGACCTGTTCAGCTCATCGGTGGGCGCACATGGAAGGGTTCGGCATTCGGAG GGTTTAAAGGCCGGGATGGCGTTCCTCTGATGGTTGAAAGATACCTGGAGAAGAAATTAATGCTGGATGAATTTATTACACATGAAACGACTTTGGATCAGATCAATGATGCAATTGAGCTGATGAAACATGGAAAATG CATTCGCACAGTGTTGAAGGTTGCTTCAGAATAG